The sequence TGTAAGGTCTTCCCActatgatctacagattcaatgcaatctcactAAAACCCCAGAAAATTACTTCATGGTTACTGACAAACTGATTTATAGTTAATAAGCAGAGGTCAAAGACCCAGACAGACTATCAACACGTTATTGAAGTTGGAGGATtgacactacctgacttcaagacttactataaatatacagtaatcaaaacagtggtGAAaagtggtattggtgaaagaacaaatagatcaatgtaacagaacagaaaacctagaaatagacccaaataaatatagtcaactgatatCTGACATAATAATAAAGGCGTTGCAGTGGAACAAAActatctcttcaacaaatagtgtggAACAACTGAGCATCTAcatggaaaaaaagttaaattagacacagaccttacactcttcataaaaattaattcaaaacagatcacggacctaaatgtaaaacacaaaattataaaagtcctaaaagataacataggagcaaatctagatgaccttgaatTTGGTAATGACTCTTTAGATACAACATTAAAgtcatgatccataaaagaaagaactgagaaactggatttcattaaaagcaaaattttctgCTATGCAAAAGATATTTCCAATAGAGTAAAAAGACAGAGTAGGAGGAAATATctgcaaaagacacatctaatAAAgaactattatccaaaatatacaagagcTGTTGAggctcaacaataagaaaataagctGATTAAAAAACAAGCCAAGAACCTTAAAAGGCATCTCACCAAAGATACAtggatgacaaataagcatatgaaaacatgctacacatcatatgtcatcagggaaatgcaaattaaaacaatgagataccactatacacctattagaatggctaaaatccagaacatagacaataccaaatgctagCAAAGATGGAGAGCAGCAAGAATTTTtattcattgctgatgggaatgcaaaatagcaTAGCCattttagaagacagtttggaggtctcttataaaactaaacatccATACAATGtagcaattgcactccttggtatttacccaaagaaataaaaaacatatgtccatacaaaaacctaCTCATGGATCATTACAatagttttcttcataatttcccaaacttggaagcaaccaaaatacccttcagcaggtgaatggataaactgtgctacatctagacaatggaatattattcagcactaaaaggaaatgagatatcaagccatgaaaagacatggaggaaacacGTGCATATCAGTAAGTGAAACtgtatggcattctggaaaaggcaaaactatagagacaataaaaagatcagtggtttccaaggATAAGGGGGcagagaatgaataaatggaacacagaatttttagggcagtgaaactactttGTATGATACCATAATTATGGACATATTTTATGGTACATTTATCCAAACCCACAGGTACAATATCAAAAGCAAACCCTACTGCAAACTATGGATTTGGGGTGATTATGATATGTctatgtaggttcatcaattgtaccAAATGTTCCTCTCTAGTGGATGATGTCAGTAATAGGGGAGGCTATGCCAGGGGAAGAAGTATATGGAAAATCTATGTACCTccctcttgatttttctcttaaaaataataaaatctttaaatgaatttgagtgttatttctcttttgaaagcCATAGCAGAGAGAATGTATCACcaaatcagtttcatttttagTCTCTGATACCAATTATATTCAACTTTCGAAAGAAATGCAttagctataaaaatatttcatttctgttcagTTTCCTCTGTGGTCTGATGGTGTCTCTCCAAATCTAAAAGGCATTTTCCATCATCCCCAGCTTCTGACAGAGGGGTCAATTCTCTAGTTTTCCAGATATTGCTTAAACTATTCAACTCAGTACATCTATAAttcattatataaatgttaattggTAGAATGTTTCCTGCCTCCACTACAGTACAAACCACGAGGGCTGCAGCGACCCAGGTCTGCcctgttttactattttttcagctagcacctagcatagtgcctggcatatggcaggtgctcagtaagtatttggttattaatacatgaacaaaataaatagttaaatcttgaggacattatgcatGAAAtaaccagagagagaaagacaaatgccacatgGTATCATTTACACatggaataaaaaaatcaaattcatagaaagagtagaaaaatggttgccaggggctgggaaatGGAAgtagggagaggttggtaaaagcaTACAAACGttaaagatgaataaagtctGAGGATGTAATGTGTAACATGGTGACTAGTTAAGAACATTGTATTATATAAtcaaaatttgctaagagaatataACTTAAATGTtcttgccaaaaagaaaaaaatatatatgtgaggGGATGGAAGTGTTCCTTAACTTGACAGGGAGAATCTTTTCACcatatatattaaatcatcatattgtacactttaaatatcttacaattttatttgtcaattatacctcaatataaCTAGAATAAAAATGAGGCTAATAATGTAGTACAATTAAAAATCCACCATTACCTACATAACTAGTGtcttctaaataatattttactgtattaCAATATTTGTTTACCCATATTACATCAAATTTATTCACTACAAATACTGTCACAGtaaaaagtatacaaagaatAAGAGGTTGGCATCATCAGTTATGATGACTGGTTCATTTAGAACAAAATTTACTGAATATCTAATGTATTCCTAACACTGAGTTAGTCACAGTACATACAGAGGTAAGCCAATGAGaaattatcttttccttcttaataCAAAATCACAGACCTGCATTTATAGAACTGGTGGGTCATTATGACTTCATCTCCTTGAAAGGTATTAGAGCAATTCCCGACACCTTTCTGGTCCATTCCAACCTTTAGTAAAGGAATGCAATGAGCTATTCAACCAATTGCTTTTGGCTAATTCATTTTCTTAGGGTAAGAGAGGTCATCTCTTCAGATCCCTGTGTACCCACttcctaagtgattttttttccctgcctcttctctcttctatCTTATACCAAGAGAAACCCAGTTTTCCCGGGTGATTTCTTTACAGGCTTTATTGTCTCTCGCTCCCAACTTGGAAGAGAGGTAGGGAAACTGGTTCTTGGTGAAATTAGTATCATCCATCCATTTATATCACACACTTTTAATCACCCTTCATCTTGCAATCTCCTTTACTTCCACTTTTACCTTCCTAGATGTTTTATAATTTGGCTCACATTTTTTCTTACAAtgctctattgtttttctttgaaatttaaacAGAATTTCCTATTTAGAGAAATGTAGTGTAGTTGGTAGAGAGCACAGATTCTGGAGTCACActacttgggtttgaatcctgagttctgggtttgaattcctAATTGTGATTAAGGCAATTTAACACCTTTGGGTTTTAGTTACCTTtttggaaactaaaaataataaataatatgtatattataaggattaaatgaattaaaacaccCATAAAACACTTAAATACTCACTGCTGCATAGAAAGCACTCTAAAAtgctgttatcattattattcctGGTAACAATGTCTATTTTTTGACCACTGACTTTCAACTTCTGGACATACTGGCATCCACACATAGTCTACCTTGAACTAGCTGATCACACAGCCCTACTTTAAGATTTCACATTGGCTATACCTCTACAATTATTAAATCCTTTTACTCATCTTTTTACTTATGAAAATTCCCAGAAACTTCTATTATCTTGCCTTAAACCACTGATTTTCTCCAAATTCATCCAAACACCAGCACTTAAACTTCCCatcctttaattttaatgatttcctcATATAACTCTTCAAGTCTTACTCAGTCTAATCTTAATCTCTTTACTCCTCTTTGAACATATACACTTAAAAGCACTACTCAATGTCCAGAGATCAATAATCTTACTTGTCCTTTAATAATCAAATGAAGTTCATATTTTCCATTAAATCTTCTCCCATCATTATACAACATGTACATTCCATCCTACAACTAACTTCCCCCTGACCAAACAcaccaactcacaaaccacacaAATCTTAACCATTTTACAGATTTGCTTATCTGCGCATTTAGTCAATCTCTATTTTACATGCAAAAAGGACTTACATGCATATATGTTACCTCTTAAACTCTATTATAAACTTCTTGACTACAGAAGCTGTAGTCCAATTGAAACTGACAATATGCTAGACATTTATTTCAATACTTTGCATGTATATacccatttaatcttcataacaacatTGAGGAGTAGCtactgttatcttcattttatatgtaAGGCAGGGAGAAGTGAAGTCAGGGGAAGAATATCTAAAGCACAGATCTAAATATAAGAGGTATAAAATAACTGCTGAATGAACTTACTCATATAGTTTTGTAATCTTGTTCTAGTTTCGTGAATGATTTATAAACATATACCTTGagtttttttcataaacattGCCAAATAAAGGTGCTTCATTTTTACTACTCAGGACTAAAAGAGGACCATGTCAATAATAGTTGTTCAACAAATGCTTTCTAAGAGTAAATCTGGAAAGACATTTTATGTGGTTTTAGAtgctattataatattataaaagaatttgtatttaagTTAGGGTGCTTTTGGTTCTATATGCACATTCTGAAGTAACTTCTGAAAATTAAGTAACATTTGTCATATACCTTCTTGTGCACACCATCTCTGATTTATAAGCACTGCAATGAAAGAGTATCTAACCTATGGTAACCACCAATTAGTTACTAACTAGTTGTACGATTCTTGGAAACTGAAATTTATGTCTTTGGGACCTGCTTATCTATAAAGAGATGGAGCTGGGCTAGAAAAAACTGGTCTTCAGGGGATTCTATGGGAGTCATTCACTTACAAAATTAGACTACTCTAAGGAGACAGTAAGAATGAAGGAAATCATATTAATGTTGAAAGAAGCATTCAAGAAATTAACCAAAGTCCGATGAGAGTAGTAACTCCAATTATGCACTGGAGAATCAACTCATTCATACAAAGAAATTCAACTTGTAACTATGACTAAATAATGTCCAAAGGAAACTTAAGGCCACTCTCAGTTGTGTCCATTTTCTCATGTAGCCTCTTTTCACACAGTgcttcaattaatttaaaatgcaattaaaacccCCTGAAGCTGAATACGTATGTTCAGTAACAGTTAAATACATTCatcttttgtggaaaaaaaatattctagataTATACAAAGCAAATATTCTTTAAGAACAATTAATTTAAGTAGAATTATTACAAATACTACTAATAAATAGTTGGGAatcatttttatcaaaaaaggcTTAATAGTTGTAAAGAATCATCTGTTAGGCATCTACAAAAATAGTGAATTTAAAATgccttttagattttattctcttggtgcatattaaatatacatatcaaACTCCTTTGAAAGTTCCCTTAAGGTAAAAATTTCCCATTCCCTCCTTTCCTATTTATAAGTAGAAAACTCTTGAAATCAGAAAACTCACAAACAGGAAGCAAAAAAGCAAGCATTCAGATCTTTGGTTCCTTGTCTAGGTGTGATCTCAGCACTCCAGAGGGAACTTTAAACTCATTTCGGGTCCTTATAATATATACTGATTGTTagaatttaaatgtgaaatgatctttaagtgtatttttatcttcaaatagaaatgtatttgctTAGAATTTAGTGTtgatagagaaatttaaaaatattttctattagaGCTCAAATCCAAAATACATTATGTAGGTCAATCCAAAATCATTAGATAAATATGTAATttagacaattttaaaaacatgaaagtcTTGTTGCAAAGTAACAGAAATTGTTACTTCGATGTCCacaattttcttttgctttaaactGTTTACTCCTATCCccttatatacttatttataaggATATaccaaacaaaatgagaatttttaaaaatttgtttagaatTACCATTATATAAGTATTAATAAATATGCAtgtagagaaaagacaaaatcgTGTAGAAAATTTGTaactgcattatatatatatacaaatacacatagtacatatacataattttgatgatttttaccatttttcttttgatcacAATTTTAAGCTTAGTACATATTTCATATACtatataatagaaatatgaaaatacaattaCAGCCAAGCTATTTCTTTAAAGCTAAATGGGTAATGAACAATAGCAGCACTGTCCCCAAGATTAGTATAACTTGAGTCTAATATCGAAAGCATTAGCCAAGAGTATGGAATGTTCAAACCACATTCAATTTtgagtattataaataaaaacatactgttAAAACAcagtcatatattttaaattatatggaaatatCACCATTTCTTAGAAGggacaattaaaatataaaaaatatcagaTTTACAATCTAATAAATCTTGGTCTACaattaaaccaaaaataaagagcCTACCTTCCATTGCCCTTTTAAAGAAGACCTTACAGCTCCCACAGGTGAGGACGCCATAATGACAGCCTGATGCTTCATCCCCACAGATTAAGCAAATCTTCTGAGGTAAAGACTCGAAGCTGTACTGTGGGCTCTGGCTGGCATCTGAATCGGGCcttgaaatgcaaaacaaagtaCTCCATTTATTTTTGGGTGCACCACTGTCTAATACTAaagttttcttaagaaaattgACAGAGTGAAAGAGGATTTTAATATAGCACCATATGTATACACACCCTTGAAAGGCATGCAAACTAGGTGTACCTTTACAGGATCCATCGCATTTGTAAATTATTAGTCATTCATCAGCAGCACcaacttaaaagaataatatataatttaatgttcAGAAAAGCTAAGGtccattgtttttcttaatctttctacAAAACTCCTTATATAGAATAATCAACTTATTCTTTGACAAATGAAATGCTATGCCCTTCCTGTGCACATCGTAACAGTAAacgtgtttttgttttagttcaaTCGTACTCAACActgcttttgttttcagtttttaaaacaccCCGTAATGGCTGTTTACTTAAACGAGTATGTGTTTGCCATTTTAAAGAATTGTTCAATATACTGACACTGTTTTACCTTTCACAACACAGAAGAATCTAAACCGAACATTATGGGATTTTAAAATCCCACTCCTTCGGTATGTaaattgaaatgtttttgaaaaccTGTGTGAAAAAAGTTGTAGCGAATCCGAAACAATATTAGAATACAGTGCACTGGAGAGATTGATGTTTAAATCCATAATGTAACTATATTACACATAACTGGAGTCTTGAAATTTGTATGATAATACAGCCATTGAAGGTCCAAAACCCGTCAGGTTCTGCTTTCGGTTCTGGCTAGCTACCATACATTAAGTACCACCCCTCCCGGAGGAACTGTGCCTTAAAGTCTCTACTAAAGACATTCCCAGTAAACATCCTTCAAAGAAAAGAACCATTTTGTAAAGCCCCCAACTCGCcgcatcccccccctccccccggctctACTGGATTACTGCGCACCTATAGTGACGCTGCACATTTTAAATTAGGGTTGATCTCGCCTCGAAATCTCGCAGATTTGTAAAATTCAGAAGATATTTTCGAGAAGGCACGCTCCAAAAACGGCATATTATGCGCCCCCCTTGTGTCCCCAAAATagtgaggagaggagggaagaaaaaggaaaccaaactaCCCTTGTGCCCCGCCCCGGCCACCCACCCCCTTGCGGCCACTTGGGTGAGCAGGACCCTGGGACCTGGAGCGAGCGGCGACGAAGGCGCCGGGCTGCCACTCGCGGGATGCGTACGGCACTCCGCGCCCCGCCCGGGACCCTCACCTCAGGTAGTTGAGATAGGGCTGGTAGACCTGCGGCAGGCCCTCTTTGAGCACTGCGGCCTGGTAGCCGAGCTGCGGGAGCCCGTTGAGACTGAGCTGCGGGTAGAGCGCAGAGGCCGCCCCGGCGGAAGCAACAGAAGCTGAGGTGGAGGCACCGTCCCGCGGCAGCATGCAGGCGCCTGCGCCGGGCGCCTTGCAAGGCGGCGGAGCAAACGGGCCTTGCTGGGGCGGCGCGCCCTCCGCTTTGTACAGGATGCACTCCAGGGTCGACCCAGACGAGGACGTGGACGAGACTGTGGCACTGGCGGGTGCGGCGGACGCCCCCGCGGCCTCCCCGGGTCTGGACGACGGCGCTCGCGGAGGGAGCGGCGGCAGCGCCAGCGGCAAATCCGGAAAGACTGCGGGGTTGGGACCCGCCACCAGGTACGGCCGCGGGGAGCGGGCAGCGGCTTCggtgccttcctcctcctccttgatcTTCAGGGCTGGCGGCTGGAAGTCGCCGTAGAGCGGGAACGCATCATCCTTGGGCTCGGCGTCGGGCAGGTACGCACAGTCGGAGAAGTCGCCAGCAGCGACCTGGGTGGAAGAAGCTGAGGGTGAACCCCGCGGCGGGGCAAAGGCGCTGACAACCGCGGCCCCGCCGTCATAATTCTCCCCTTCCAGCAGTTGACGGGTGCGGGCGGCCAGGAAGGCCGAGTTGAGGGGCAGAATGGGCACGTGGATAAAATCCATCATCGTGGTGGCCAGCGGGGAGCACCCGGGCGCCGCTGGCGCGTCCTGCTCTGCCAGGGCGACCTTGGGCGCCAAGAAACGGGAATCTTCTTTGGGGACCAGGGTGACGCTTCCTGCGGCCACCCCAGGAGCGGTGGCTgcagctcctcctccagctgccgTGCCTCCCAGAGCCCGGGATTTGCCCTTCAGAAGTGGACCCACGGAGCCTTCGGACTCCAAGCCATCCTCCTGCTCTACGTCTACCACAGCAGGCTGCGGAGCTGGTTTCACTGAGGCCCCAGACCAATGGTGGCTCCCAGAGGTCAGGGGCAGCAGCTGTCGGGGCGGTGACAGACCCCTGGGCAGCACTTTGTGGGCAGTTGCCGTTCCGGAGCTGTCGCTAGCCTTGCCCTCTGGCCGGCTCATGAGCGAAGACAACCCCCCCTGGGTGGTGGGGGCAACCCGGGGGTCTTCAGGAAGCTCAGAGCCAAACAGGCACCAAGGGCTGGCGGCCTCACAGGCAGGAGAGCTGGCGTGGGTCTGCCCGGAAGCTGAAGGCTCCAGTAGCGTGTCCAAGACACTGTGCAGCAGCCCTCTGTCCTTTTCTGGGGGTCTGGAGCTGCCAGCTCCTGCACTGCTTGTGGCTTCAACTCTGGGATACGCCCCCTCCACGTCTGACAGCGGCTGCTGGTCCTGTGTCTTCGGGTCCGGGTCTTGTCCCTGGCAAGGCCTAGGGAAGAGCAACGGGTCCAGAGAGATAGGTATAGCTGAGACTACAGGCGAGGAGTTCGAGGTGTGACTCTCCTGGAAAGGGCCAGCGTCCCGGAGTCCCAGCAGAGGCGCTCCGAGCAGTGTGGAGGAGGGCGCAGCGCCCGCCACGTGGGGAGCCTGGGGTTCCTTTGCCTTCAGCTCTGTCATGACGACCTGGACTCCCCTTatctcctcccctgtttgtaaGGAGGAGGGataggggaaggaggtgggggtgtAGGGAATATAGGAGCAGCGGGAGGAGAAAATTAATGTTGAATTTGGCTGGACccggcggggcggggtggggagatcCCCACCTCCCGGGTCGGAAGGAGGCGGTGCTGGTCAGCTACTGCTTTTGCCCCCCCATCTGGTAGGCAGAGGAAGGGTGGCAGTTGTTCTGTCCCTTAGTCTGGTGGGGAGAGCAAAAGAAGGTAGTTGTGCAGGATCTCGTCGCCTAGCTGGGAGAGTTCTCCGACTTCAGTCCGAGGATGGGAGGCGCAGAGTACTTACAAGTCCGGCACTCGAGTGGCTGCGGCTTCGAAAGCAATTACAGGCGCAGCTCTATCTTCCGACTTTTTCTCTGGCTTCAACCCAGTGCGTGCCTTGTAGCTCCCAATCCCTGACGCCGTCCTACTTTCCTTCTCATTAAAACCCTGGGACTACTTGATATTTCGGCAGTCTAGGAGGACGAAACGCCATTGGTTTACCTATTTCATTCAAATGCCAAGTGAAACTAGTACGTACTGAGAATGCTGCTTACGCTCCAGAACTTCGAATACTCAAATATTATAAAGCTTAACTCGAGTAGTGACAGCTGTAGACTGGCCCCACAGGTTTCTAATGACGTCTCCTCCCTATCGAGATGCCCCGCCCAAAGCCTCTCCTACACCAATTACAGGCCTGATCTGAAATTCTGGAGTTGTTATTCCCAACCGCTAGTCTGATTCCACTCTGAATGGCAGGTGCTGTGGGATGGAACTTCATACACATATTAGATGTTTTAGTACCAATTAAGAATCATGCCCAATCTAACTGGAAAAGCGAATGGATTCTTTCAGGATTTCAGTTTTGTGAAGATTTAACATCGAGGAAGATATTTGGCTTTATTATGTTTTAGAGTGAATGATTCAAGGATGATTCTAAataatacaaaagagatcctctctcttaCGACTTCCGTGAAAGCGAGTACTTTCAAATTTCTCTCAATACATCCAAGGTGTCTTGCTTCTCTCAGTCCTCAATGTGGCAGAGAAATTTGGGAGTGGAAGATAGTTGATAATACCTTTTGACCTGTTCTGGAAGTTTAGATGTTGGGTACCATAGTTTGATTTGTCCTAAGGAATTCATTCCAACTTCTAATAGtattttaggaaagttttccttaggttatattcttatattcttatattctGGGCTACATCATAAGTTCTTCAATAGAGTTCCTCAACAtacttattcttaaaaataattatctttgaggtttattttttaagtagatcACTTCTTACTTCATAAGATATGGTAGACAGAGGGGAGAGTATTGCAATATATTTGAGATACAGAGTTATAAAGTAACAATCTGCTGAACCCATGACGATTGGGTATCTTGATGTCATCCTAAATACCATAGTCAAAACTGAATCAATCATTTGGAAAGTTCCTCAATATCCTGTCTGTGCCGATGCCCCACAGATTCTTTCAGATATAGAGAATACAGTGGAAGACTCCAAGACTCCAGGAGGGGCAAAACCCATTTAGGGATCTTGGATCCCTGAATCACCTGAGGCAAAACCCATTTAGGGATCTTGGATCCCTAAATCACCTGGGGCAGGTCTACATGAATAAGAAACCTGTAGGCCACTGGATTTTGGAATTGGTTGTTCTAGCAATTAGCTTATTCTA is a genomic window of Acinonyx jubatus isolate Ajub_Pintada_27869175 chromosome D1, VMU_Ajub_asm_v1.0, whole genome shotgun sequence containing:
- the PGR gene encoding progesterone receptor isoform X2 produces the protein MTELKAKEPQAPHVAGAAPSSTLLGAPLLGLRDAGPFQESHTSNSSPVVSAIPISLDPLLFPRPCQGQDPDPKTQDQQPLSDVEGAYPRVEATSSAGAGSSRPPEKDRGLLHSVLDTLLEPSASGQTHASSPACEAASPWCLFGSELPEDPRVAPTTQGGLSSLMSRPEGKASDSSGTATAHKVLPRGLSPPRQLLPLTSGSHHWSGASVKPAPQPAVVDVEQEDGLESEGSVGPLLKGKSRALGGTAAGGGAAATAPGVAAGSVTLVPKEDSRFLAPKVALAEQDAPAAPGCSPLATTMMDFIHVPILPLNSAFLAARTRQLLEGENYDGGAAVVSAFAPPRGSPSASSTQVAAGDFSDCAYLPDAEPKDDAFPLYGDFQPPALKIKEEEEGTEAAARSPRPYLVAGPNPAVFPDLPLALPPLPPRAPSSRPGEAAGASAAPASATVSSTSSSGSTLECILYKAEGAPPQQGPFAPPPCKAPGAGACMLPRDGASTSASVASAGAASALYPQLSLNGLPQLGYQAAVLKEGLPQVYQPYLNYLRPDSDASQSPQYSFESLPQKICLICGDEASGCHYGVLTCGSCKVFFKRAMEGQHNYLCAGRNDCIVDKIRRKNCPACRLRKCCQAGMVLGGRKFKKFNKVRVMRALDAVALPQPVGIPNESQALSQRIAFSPNQDIQLIPPLINLLMSIEPDVIYAGHDNTKPDTSSSLLTSLNQLGERQLLSVVKWSKSLPGFRNLHIDDQITLIQYSWMSLMVFGLGWRSYKHVSGQMLYFAPDLILNEQRMKESSFYSLCLTMWQIPQEFVKLQVSQEEFLCMKVLLLLNTIPLEGLRSQNQFEEMRSSYIRELIKAIGLRQKGVVSSSQRFYQLTKLLDNLHDLVKQLHLYCLNTFIQSRALSVEFPEMMSEVIAAQLPKILAGMVKPLLFHKK
- the PGR gene encoding progesterone receptor isoform X1, with amino-acid sequence MTELKAKEPQAPHVAGAAPSSTLLGAPLLGLRDAGPFQESHTSNSSPVVSAIPISLDPLLFPRPCQGQDPDPKTQDQQPLSDVEGAYPRVEATSSAGAGSSRPPEKDRGLLHSVLDTLLEPSASGQTHASSPACEAASPWCLFGSELPEDPRVAPTTQGGLSSLMSRPEGKASDSSGTATAHKVLPRGLSPPRQLLPLTSGSHHWSGASVKPAPQPAVVDVEQEDGLESEGSVGPLLKGKSRALGGTAAGGGAAATAPGVAAGSVTLVPKEDSRFLAPKVALAEQDAPAAPGCSPLATTMMDFIHVPILPLNSAFLAARTRQLLEGENYDGGAAVVSAFAPPRGSPSASSTQVAAGDFSDCAYLPDAEPKDDAFPLYGDFQPPALKIKEEEEGTEAAARSPRPYLVAGPNPAVFPDLPLALPPLPPRAPSSRPGEAAGASAAPASATVSSTSSSGSTLECILYKAEGAPPQQGPFAPPPCKAPGAGACMLPRDGASTSASVASAGAASALYPQLSLNGLPQLGYQAAVLKEGLPQVYQPYLNYLRPDSDASQSPQYSFESLPQKICLICGDEASGCHYGVLTCGSCKVFFKRAMEGQHNYLCAGRNDCIVDKIRRKNCPACRLRKCCQAGMVLGDICIHFEGYYIQCSCETFAHSIPQNKIHQGRKFKKFNKVRVMRALDAVALPQPVGIPNESQALSQRIAFSPNQDIQLIPPLINLLMSIEPDVIYAGHDNTKPDTSSSLLTSLNQLGERQLLSVVKWSKSLPGFRNLHIDDQITLIQYSWMSLMVFGLGWRSYKHVSGQMLYFAPDLILNEQRMKESSFYSLCLTMWQIPQEFVKLQVSQEEFLCMKVLLLLNTIPLEGLRSQNQFEEMRSSYIRELIKAIGLRQKGVVSSSQRFYQLTKLLDNLHDLVKQLHLYCLNTFIQSRALSVEFPEMMSEVIAAQLPKILAGMVKPLLFHKK